In Saccharomyces paradoxus chromosome IV, complete sequence, the DNA window AAGTGGAATGTTAAGGTCAACCACAACGAAAAGCGTTACGCCACTGCTTCTGCCATCGCTGCTACTGCTGTTGCATCTTTGGTCTTGGCCAGAGGTCACAGAGTTGAAAAGATTCCAGAAATTCCATTGGTTGTCTCCACTGACTTGGAATCTATTCAAAAGACCAAGGAAgctgttgctgctttgAAGGCTGTTGGTGCTCACTCCGACTTGTTGAAGGTCTTGAAGtccaagaaattgagaGCCGGTAAGGGTAAGTACAGAAACAGAAGATGGACTCAAAGAAGAGGTCCATTAGTTGTCTACGCTGAAGACAACGGTATTGTCAAGGCTTTGAGAAACGTTCCAGGTGTCGAAACTGCTAACGTTACCTCTTTGAACTTGTTGCAATTGGCTCCAGGTGCTCACTTAGGTAGATTCGTTATCTGGACTGAAGCTGCCTTCACCAAGTTGGACCAAGTCTGGGGTTCCGAAACCGTTGCCTCTTCCAAGGTCGGTTACACTTTGCCATCCCACATCATCTCTACTTCTGATGTCACCAGAATCATCAACTCTTCTGAAATCCAATCTGCTATCAGACCAGCTGGCCAAGCTACTCAAAAGCGTACTCAcgttttgaagaagaacccATTGAAGAACAAACAAGTTTTGTTGAGATTGAACCCTTACGCCAAGGTCTTTGCTGCTGAAAAGCTAGGTTCCAAGAAGGCCGAAAAGACTGGTGCTAAGCCAGCTGCTGTTTTCACCGAAACCTTGAAGCATGATTAGAATTTATAGTATGGATCTTTAACTTTCGTCTAAATAtctttgttattattagcCTTAAtcaaactttttttttcttcgaagtAGAAGCGTCAGATTTGCGCATTGCTCTGCTCTTGTCGTGACGACGCGAAAATTGTAATTTAGTATGAGTaatgaaaaagcaaatgaaTTTATAGATATGAGGGAGAAACTTTATAAACGGCCCATACCCACAGGGAGCCATGTATGGGGATTTGGGTAATAAATTAATATTAGAAGCTAAAAGGACGAAACAATTGTATGCAAGAAGTAGTCAAGATGTTAACTTACCTATGTATCATGAAGATATAATACGAAATATTctgaaagaaatttcaaatttacgTAAAAATACGGAATACCTTAAGGAACAGCAGCAACTAGGAATGCTGGATGACAAGGTAGCTAAATGTCAATATTTTGTCACGTTGTTATGTATGGAAAGGAACAAGAGATGTCTGTTAGCGTACCAAAAGTTAAGAACTGACATACTAGATTCTATGGCTTGGAATAATAATGGTTTGGACTTAATGAGTAGC includes these proteins:
- the RPL4B gene encoding 60S ribosomal protein uL4 (Ribosomal 60S subunit protein L4B~similar to YDR012W); protein product: MSRPQVTVHSLTGEATANALPLPAVFSAPIRPDIVHTVFTSVNKNKRQAYAVSEKAGHQTSAESWGTGRAVARIPRVGGGGTGRSGQGAFGNMCRGGRMFAPTKTWRKWNVKVNHNEKRYATASAIAATAVASLVLARGHRVEKIPEIPLVVSTDLESIQKTKEAVAALKAVGAHSDLLKVLKSKKLRAGKGKYRNRRWTQRRGPLVVYAEDNGIVKALRNVPGVETANVTSLNLLQLAPGAHLGRFVIWTEAAFTKLDQVWGSETVASSKVGYTLPSHIISTSDVTRIINSSEIQSAIRPAGQATQKRTHVLKKNPLKNKQVLLRLNPYAKVFAAEKLGSKKAEKTGAKPAAVFTETLKHD
- the PSF1 gene encoding DNA replication protein PSF1 (Subunit of the GINS complex (Sld5p, Psf1p, Psf2p, Psf3p)~similar to YDR013W) — encoded protein: MYGDLGNKLILEAKRTKQLYARSSQDVNLPMYHEDIIRNILKEISNLRKNTEYLKEQQQLGMLDDKVAKCQYFVTLLCMERNKRCLLAYQKLRTDILDSMAWNNNGLDLMSSMTFSQQDTNNLSHQEQEYLKEYCDLITDLKSGDLVDIDLSGSLVPPSDVFIDVRVLKDAGEIQTEYGVFNLIKDSQFFVRQSDVERLIQQGYLQKI